Proteins from one Malaya genurostris strain Urasoe2022 chromosome 2, Malgen_1.1, whole genome shotgun sequence genomic window:
- the LOC131428728 gene encoding phosphoenolpyruvate carboxykinase [GTP]-like has protein sequence MPQVSEPNTKLHPINDCPTKLRSSDSNQIGGTPVVHGNVTQLSAKIRAYVEESVALCQPDRIHIVDGSHEESDILLHTLETRGTIKPVTHFEHCWIAHTDPADVARVESRTFICTERREQAIPTPREGVRGTLGNWISPADYEAAIKARFPGCMKGRTMYVIPYSMGPIKSPLSKFGIELTDSAYVVCSMHIMTRMGLNVLEKLTDNSDFIKGLHSVGTPASGKIAMAFWPCDPERTIILHKPATNEIVSYGSGYGGNSLLGKKCFALRIGSTIAQREGWLAEHMLILGITNPKGVKKYIAAAFPSACGKTNLAMLNPTLPGYKMECVGDDIAWMKLDSKGQLRAINPENGFFGVAPGTSSETNPNAMNIVHKNTIFTNVASTSDGGVFWEGMEHDISPDVEITDWMGKPWKMGVSKTPAAHPNSRFCVPARQSAIIDPAWEDNDGVPISAIIFGGRRPDGVPLVYEANSWAHGVFIGSAMRSETTAAAEHKGKQIMHDPFAMRPFFGYNFGHYMKHWLTMEERAAKLGGHMPKIFHINWFRKGDNGEYLWPGFGENCRVLEWILQRVDGQDCYEQTPIGRIPAPGALNYEGLHAPVNEKKLFSIPKDFWLLEVEDIRQYYADQVPHDLPPEIAKELDDLQRRIEQM, from the exons ATGCCGCAAGTGTCAGAACCAAACACAAA ATTACACCCAATCAATGATTGCCCGACAAAGTTGCGTTCTTCCGATAGTAACCAAATAGGGGGCACTCCTGTCGTGCATGGAAATGTCACCCAGCTTTCGGCCAAGATTCGAGCATACGTCGAAGAGTCCGTGGCACTGTGCCAACCGGATCGGATTCATATTGTCGACGGAAGCCACGAGGAAAGTGATATCCTGCTACATACTCTGGAAACCCGCGGTACGATCAAACCTGTTACGCACTTTGAACACTGTTGGATTGCACACACCGATCCGGCTGATGTGGCTCGTGTAGAATCCAGGACATTCATTTGCACTGAACGTCGTGAACAGGCTATTCCCACACCGAGGGAGGGTGTCAGGGGGACTCTGGGCAACTGGATCTCACCGGCAGATTACGAAGCTGCCATTAAGGCTCGTTTTCCCGGATGTATGAAAGGACGCACCATGTACGTGATACCGTACTCAATGGGACCGATTAAATCTCCACTGTCCAAGTTCGGAATTGAGCTCACAGACTCAGCATACGTTGTCTGCTCGATGCACATCATGACACGTATGGGTTTAAACGTGCTGGAAAAACTGACAGATAACTCG GATTTCATCAAGGGATTACATTCGGTAGGAACACCCGCCAGCGGTAAAATCGCAATGGCATTCTGGCCTTGTGATCCAGAACGCACCATCATCCTGCACAAACCGGCCACGAACGAAATCGTGTCTTACGGATCTGGTTACGGTGGTAATTCCCTTCTGGGAAAGAAATGTTTCGCTCTGCGTATTGGAAGTACAATCGCACAACGCGAAGGTTGGCTTGCCGAACATATGTTGATTCTGGGCATCACCAATCCAAAGGGTGTTAAGAAATACATCGCCGCCGCTTTTCCGTCTGCTTGTGGTAAAACTAACCTAGCGATGTTAAATCCCACTCTCCCGGGGTACAAGATGGAGTGTGTTGGTGACGATATAGCCTGGATGAAACTGGACTCGAAAGGTCAGCTGCGTGCGATCAACCCGGAAAATGGATTCTTCGGCGTCGCTCCGGGGACATCAAGCGAAACCAACCCGAACGCGATGAATATAGTGCACAAAAACACGATCTTCACCAACGTTGCGTCCACTTCAGATGGTGGTGTATTTTGGGAAGGGATGGAGCACGACATCTCTCCGGATGTAGAAATCACCGACTGGATGGGGAAACCGTGGAAAATGGGAGTATCGAAGACACCCGCCGCGCATCCCAATTCGAGATTCTGCGTTCCGGCCCGTCAAAGTGCGATAATTGATCCTGCCTGGGAGGATAATGATGGTGTTCCAATTTCAGCCATTATATTTGGTGGTCGTCGTCCCGACGGAGTCCCGCTCGTATACGAAGCCAATTCTTGGGCACATGGAGTTTTCATTGGATCGGCGATGCGCAGTGAAACTACTGCCGCTGCTGAACATAAAGGAAAACAGATCATGCATGATCCGTTCGCCATGCGACCGTTCTTTGGTTACAATTTTGGACACTATATGAAACACTGGCTCACCATGGAAGAACGTGCCGCCAAACTTGGTGGTCATATGCCGAAGATTTTCCACATCAATTGGTTCCGCAAGGGTGACAACGGTGAGTACCTCTGGCCTGGTTTCGGCGAGAACTGTCGTGTGCTGGAATGGATTCTGCAGCGTGTGGACGGTCAGGATTGCTATGAGCAAACACCGATCGGTCGAATTCCGGCACCTGGTGCACTGAACTACGAAGGACTACACGCTCCGGTAAACGAGAAGAAGCTATTTTCTATTCCGAAGGATTTCTGGCTGCTGGAAGTCGAGGATATTAGACAGTACTACGCCGATCAGGTGCCGCACGATTTACCACCGGAAATTGCAAAGGAACTGGATGATCTTCAGCGTCGTATCGAGCAGATGTGA